A genomic segment from Meiothermus sp. CFH 77666 encodes:
- a CDS encoding Na+/H+ antiporter subunit B — translation MNTLILKTTSRFLFTLLLLLSVFLLLRGHNEPGGGFIGALVAVGAYALFALAHGLSAARKLLPLPPLRLVGWGLLVALVSALVAFFVDKPLMTGVWFSLFGVKIGTPVIFDIGVYLTVFGALLSAIFGLEETADRTPEEAP, via the coding sequence ATGAACACCCTCATCCTGAAAACCACCTCGAGGTTCCTCTTCACCCTGCTGCTCTTGCTTTCGGTCTTCTTGCTGCTGCGCGGCCACAACGAACCGGGCGGAGGCTTTATCGGGGCGCTGGTGGCGGTGGGGGCCTATGCGCTCTTTGCCCTGGCCCACGGGCTCAGCGCCGCCCGCAAGCTGCTGCCGCTGCCCCCCCTGCGGCTGGTGGGGTGGGGGTTGCTGGTGGCCCTGGTGAGCGCGCTGGTGGCCTTCTTTGTGGACAAACCGCTCATGACCGGCGTCTGGTTCAGCCTGTTCGGCGTGAAGATTGGCACCCCGGTCATCTTCGACATCGGGGTCTACCTGACCGTGTTTGGGGCGCTCCTGTCGGCCATTTTTGGCCTCGAGGAGACCGCCGACCGCACCCCCGAGGAGGCCCCCTGA
- a CDS encoding NADH-quinone oxidoreductase subunit K, with the protein MEILMAFLVGGLTAVGVYLMLRPHLIQFLIGFLVLGNAANLLIFTAGRLGSSFPPLVQPSGTVLEPIANPLPQALILTAIVIGFALAAFGIVLFFRAQAVLHTLNAEAMPETLEAAPAPSPVDEVREERT; encoded by the coding sequence ATGGAAATCCTGATGGCCTTTTTAGTAGGCGGCCTCACGGCGGTGGGGGTCTACCTGATGCTCAGGCCCCACCTGATCCAGTTTCTGATTGGCTTTCTGGTGCTGGGCAACGCCGCCAACCTGCTCATCTTTACCGCAGGCAGGCTGGGTAGTTCGTTCCCGCCGCTGGTACAGCCCAGCGGCACGGTGCTGGAGCCCATCGCCAACCCCCTGCCCCAGGCCCTGATCCTGACGGCTATCGTGATTGGCTTTGCCCTGGCGGCCTTTGGCATCGTGCTCTTTTTCCGGGCCCAGGCGGTGCTGCACACCCTGAACGCCGAGGCCATGCCGGAGACCCTCGAGGCCGCCCCCGCCCCCTCGCCGGTAGACGAGGTTCGAGAGGAGCGCACATGA